In Tamandua tetradactyla isolate mTamTet1 chromosome 7, mTamTet1.pri, whole genome shotgun sequence, the following are encoded in one genomic region:
- the INHBE gene encoding inhibin beta E chain, which produces MGLWLVLLWALVWTHRAESACPSCGGPTLTPQAQRVLVLELAKQQILEGLHMTSRPRITHPPPQAALTRALRRLQPGSVAPANGEEVISFATITDSSTSACSPVLTFHLSTTRSHHLYHARLWLHVIHTLPGSLYLRIFRWHPRRRRRGSRTLLAEHQMTAPGWHALTLPSSGLRGGESGVLKLQLDCGPLEGNSTVARPEQWLVDIVGDQRPFLELKIRANEPGVGRVRRRTPTCEPETPLCCRRDHYVDFQELGWRDWILQPEGYQLNYCSGQCPPHLAGSPGIAASFHSAVFSLLKANNPWPSGTSCCVPTARRPLSLLYLDLNGNVVKTDVPDMVVEACGCS; this is translated from the exons ATGGGGCTCTGGCTGGTGCTGCTGTGGGCACTGGTGTGGACCCACAGGGCAGAGTCTGCATGTCCTTCCTGTGGGGGCCCCACGTTGACACCTCAAGCACAACGCGTTCTGGTCCTGGAGCTCGCCAAGCAGCAAATCCTGGAGGGGCTGCACATGACCAGCCGTCCCAGAATAACTCATCCTCCACCCCAGGCTGCCCTGACCAGAGCCCTCCGGAGGCTCCAGCCAGGCAGTGTGGCTCCAGCAAACGGGGAGGAGGTCATCAGCTTTGCTACCATCACAG ACTCTTCCACTTCAGCCTGCAGCCCCGTGCTCACCTTCCACCTGTCTACAACTCGGTCCCACCACCTATACCATGCCCGCCTCTGGCTGCATGTGATCCACACCCTTCCTGGCAGCCTGTACTTGAGGATCTTCCGGTGGCACCCAAGGAGGAGGCGCAGAGGGTCCCGCACACTCCTTGCTGAGCACCAGATGACTGCCCCGGGCTGGCACGCCCTGACTCTGCCCTCTAGTGGCTTGAGAGGTGGGGAGTCTGGTGTTCTGAAACTCCAGCTGGACTGCGGACCCCTAGAGGGCAATAGCACAGTTGCCCGACCAGAGCAGTGGCTTGTGGACATAGTGGGAGATCAGCGACCCTTCCTGGAGCTTAAGATCCGGGCCAATGAGCCTGGGGTAGGCCGGGTGAGGAGGAGGACCCCCACCTGTGAACCTGAGACCCCCTTATGTTGTAGGCGAGACCATTACGTAGACTTCCAGGAACTGGGATGGCGGGACTGGATCCTGCAGCCCGAGGGGTACCAGCTGAATTACTGCAGCGGGCAGTGCCCTCCCCACCTGGCCGGCAGCCCGGGCATTGCTGCCTCCTTCCATTCTGCCGTCTTTAGTCTCCTCAAGGCCAACAACCCTTGGCCCTCGGGCACCTCCTGCTGCGTCCCCACTGCCCGAaggcctctctccctcctctacCTCGACCTTAATGGCAATGTTGTCAAGACAGATGTGCCAGATATGGTGGTGGAGGCCTGTGGCTGCAGCTAG